GTCCATGCCGATCAAGCTGAGGAACTTGTCGTCGAGGTCGCGGGCGGAGACTCGCTCGGTGGCGTCGACAAGCAAAGATGCGTCCTCCACCAATTCGGGCGCGGGATACCAAGAGTCCAACACCGTGCCGTCCGCCGCGATGTTCGCGATACCTGTGGCCACGGCTGCAAGCGTAAGAAGCTGCGTCATGCGCTCATCATAACGGGCGGGTCTGGTTAGGATTGGCCGTGTGGCTACCTTAGATTTGTTTGCAGATCCAGTTGATCTCACCGCGGCGCTGATCGACATTGAATCGCCCTCGCACCACGAAAAAGAAATCGCCGACGCGATCTATGACGCGCTGGGCGCTCTCGACGCCGCAGGCGAGATTGAGCTGATCCGCAAAAACAACACGATCGTCGCACGCACCCACTTCGGGCGTGAGCGCCGCGTCGTGCTTGCCGGCCACATCGACACCGTGCCGCTGGCAGAAAACACCCCGCACCACTTCGTCGGAGACATCCTCTACGGCTGCGGGGCAGTGGACATGAAATCTGGACTGGCCTGCTACCTGTCGGCTTTCGCGCGCTTCGCTTCATCTGGGGCCAGCCCCTTCGATCTGACCATGATCGCGTACGAGGCCGAGGAAGTCTCCTCAGAGTACAACGGCCTGTATCTGCTTGAGCGTGACCACCCAGCGCTGCTACAAGGCGACATTGCGCTTCTGGGGGAGCCCTCCGGCGCGATGATCGAAGCGGGCTGCCAGGGCTCCATCCGCGTATTAGTCAACGCCCACGGCACCCGCGCCCACTCGGCACGCAGTTGGCTAGGA
The Corynebacterium sp. BD556 genome window above contains:
- the dapE gene encoding succinyl-diaminopimelate desuccinylase encodes the protein MATLDLFADPVDLTAALIDIESPSHHEKEIADAIYDALGALDAAGEIELIRKNNTIVARTHFGRERRVVLAGHIDTVPLAENTPHHFVGDILYGCGAVDMKSGLACYLSAFARFASSGASPFDLTMIAYEAEEVSSEYNGLYLLERDHPALLQGDIALLGEPSGAMIEAGCQGSIRVLVNAHGTRAHSARSWLGDNAAHHLAGVMTRVAAYEPRSVEIAGCKYREGLNVVGLSGFVATNTIPDKAQLIINFRYAPDRSIDKAKAHLEETLALEEGLELVYDDIAPAAMPGLDNPVAAGLVAAVGGDYRGKFGWTDVARFSSLGIPAVNFGAGDPGFAHKKDEQCPVDQIRTVAHILNAYLAGEDNDA